Proteins co-encoded in one Pseudophryne corroboree isolate aPseCor3 chromosome 1, aPseCor3.hap2, whole genome shotgun sequence genomic window:
- the LOC134912100 gene encoding uncharacterized protein LOC134912100: MADVDQQGQDQQATFTLQLTPVDPSQPIQLQDIPQASMSPQLAQAPPQPQIPDDFWSSWTSQQTQSNASLTAHTQHLASLPHHLPRISRNSGRLIVQVGRIATSMEQIRADNNQMLAHLTRIIDEQQRHQQTLVQLIQHNQVVNESLSRIVASHTATNTQLNASINNLSNNITLMAAQQVTSSSGTTTPIQTPVTSPVRRSSRARASEPAQSTAPSTHKRKK, encoded by the coding sequence atggccgacgtggaccagcagggacaagaccaacaggcaaccttcacactgcaactaacacctgttgacccgagccagccaatacagctgcaggatatcccccaagcctccatgagtccacaactggcacaagctccaccccagccacaaataccagatgacttttggtccagttggacaagccaacagacccaaagcaatgcgagcctgaccgcacatacccaacaccttgccagtctgccccatcatctaccgcgcattagtcgcaactcgggcagactgattgtccaagtaggccgaatcgcaacatcgatggagcaaatacgggcagacaacaaccaaatgctggctcatttaacgcgcatcattgatgagcaacagcgccaccaACAAACACTCGtacaactaatacagcacaaccaggttgtgaatgagtctttatcccggattgtagccagccacactgcaaccaacacacaactgaatgcaagcataaataatttgagcaacaacataacattgatggcagctcaacaagtgacctccagctctggaaccacgacccctatccaaacgccagtaacctcccctgttcggcgttcctcccgagcacgtgccagtgagccagcacaaagcacagcacccagcacacacaagcggaaaaaataa